TTAATCCTTTATTTCCTAATACATTAGCTAAACTATCTTTTGCAAGAGATTTACCAGCTGATGAAACAAACTCTTCTTTATATTTTTTATCTTTTTCAAAAGTTATAGAAGGAAATTCATCAAATATATCAAAACCTATTACCTTTCTTGAGTTTTCATTTTCTAACAAATTTCTAAAAGATAGCCATCTAATAAAAGATACTCCTTTAAATACACCTGTCTCTACTATATCTCCAGGTAAATCACTTATCTTTTTATACAATTCATAATGTGCTAATATTTTACCTATTCTTGTTAAATCACTTGTAAGATAAAATCCATTCTCATAATCCCAAGATTTATTGATATCAAAATCCATTTTTATTTCTCCTAATCCTTATTTTTTTATTGCACTACTAACTAACATCAATTCTTTTGACCATCTGAAAAATTTAATTTTTGATCTAATTGGAACAAAGTTTGAAATAAATGAACATATGTAATTTACAAAAGGATATTTCCAAACTATTGGTAATTGTCTAAATTTAATTACATTTACATCTTTAAATCCATTCATTTTTAATATATTTTCTAAACTTATTTTATTAAAAGGTGTTTTATGGGTATAATCATCGTAATATACTTTATAACAACTTTCCCAGTCAGGAACTAACGTAATTAAAAGTCCATTAGGTTTTAGAACTCTAAAAACCTCTTGCATATATATGTCAGGATCACTAAGATGTTCTAACAATGACTTAGAAAAAATAACATCAAAACTTTCATCTTTGTAAGGAAGCTTTTCTTTTTCAACATTACAAGTTTTAATTAAAATGTCTGGGTTAAATTTTTGAGCCTCTTTAGATAAATCTGTTCCTTCTACATAAATACCTTGTTCTTTAAATGATTTTAATATCT
The Arcobacter sp. CECT 8983 genome window above contains:
- a CDS encoding TylF/MycF/NovP-related O-methyltransferase; amino-acid sequence: MDFDINKSWDYENGFYLTSDLTRIGKILAHYELYKKISDLPGDIVETGVFKGVSFIRWLSFRNLLENENSRKVIGFDIFDEFPSITFEKDKKYKEEFVSSAGKSLAKDSLANVLGNKGLKNFELVKGDILETIPKYVEENPHLKIALLHIDTDTYEPVEVTLEKMWDRVVKGGIVILDDYGVWPGETQAVDDFFKDKNIQIKKLSISHDRPSYIIKD